One window from the genome of bacterium encodes:
- a CDS encoding DUF4215 domain-containing protein, translated as MKSSSLALSCLVLAGWGFSVHAADIRHTFAGDDRNSFYIDDAGGSVDNGGNDLSYYLNLRDVDQSAIGTLFLFADDGVAEPTVDNGFAGHGVAGDFTGGSGIQLFELSSLPLTTAAGEVGLAGNAPPTPVSYQGDVSGLTVEQVSYTSDAAGDRFVIVEYRVINGSSGTVQARIGLSNDFDVDLKSADALVGYDASQLPTVFQQEQGPLDPSHTTVGVSLLRGALAQYRLESCSGAFGSCEILDGGDTVRSAFFQGASGQVGNLTAGVPDQDFAVTIAANLGSIPPGESRGAVFCYNAANGADPDEGLANCLSTALDCETFYENEVQICGNGLVNFNETCDDGDSDLNDSCPDGPSGSCEPASCGDGFTWDSDGGDETCDDGNANDNDACPSGALGTCDDATCGDGIVWNTDGGTEACDDGNADNTDACCNCQPARCGDGFLWAGNESCDDGNDNTSDACPSGPTGTCEPARCGDGHVQTGVEFCDDGDNDTNDACPSGPGGSCQAASCGDGFVQTGVEVCDTAISGSACVDNCTQFDSCGDGNLDPGEACDDGDNITSDACPSGDSGTCQNARCGDGFVRVGVEGCDDGNTDDGDGCPSDCEVGAGPGPSAGPGPSPDPGTGPSPDPGVVQTCGNGIKEGTELCDDGNENENDLCSSECFPLPVLQGGGTSSNSPLRAGGCSLQVGERG; from the coding sequence ATGAAAAGCAGCTCGCTCGCCCTCTCCTGCCTCGTTTTGGCCGGTTGGGGCTTTTCCGTCCACGCCGCCGACATCCGCCACACTTTCGCCGGCGACGATCGAAACAGCTTCTACATCGACGATGCCGGCGGCTCGGTCGACAACGGCGGCAACGACCTTTCCTATTACCTCAACCTCCGCGACGTCGACCAATCGGCGATCGGCACCCTTTTCCTCTTCGCCGATGACGGCGTCGCCGAGCCGACCGTCGACAACGGCTTTGCCGGCCACGGTGTCGCCGGCGATTTCACCGGCGGCAGCGGCATCCAGCTCTTCGAGCTCAGCAGCCTGCCGCTCACGACGGCCGCCGGCGAAGTCGGTTTGGCCGGCAATGCCCCGCCCACTCCGGTCAGCTATCAAGGCGACGTGAGCGGCCTGACCGTCGAGCAGGTCAGCTATACCTCGGACGCGGCCGGCGATCGGTTCGTCATCGTGGAGTACCGGGTGATCAACGGCTCCAGCGGGACGGTCCAGGCCCGGATCGGCCTTTCCAACGACTTCGACGTCGACCTGAAGAGCGCCGACGCTCTCGTCGGCTACGACGCCAGCCAGCTCCCGACCGTCTTCCAGCAGGAACAGGGCCCGCTCGATCCCAGCCACACCACCGTCGGCGTCAGCCTGCTCCGCGGGGCTTTGGCCCAGTACCGGCTGGAGAGCTGCAGCGGCGCCTTCGGCTCCTGCGAGATCCTTGACGGCGGCGACACGGTCCGCTCGGCTTTCTTCCAAGGCGCCTCCGGCCAAGTCGGCAATTTGACCGCGGGCGTTCCCGACCAGGACTTCGCGGTGACCATCGCGGCCAACCTCGGCTCGATTCCGCCCGGCGAGTCGCGAGGCGCCGTCTTCTGCTACAACGCCGCCAACGGCGCCGACCCCGACGAAGGCTTGGCCAATTGCCTGAGCACCGCCCTCGACTGCGAGACTTTTTACGAGAACGAAGTTCAGATCTGCGGCAACGGCTTGGTCAATTTCAATGAGACTTGCGACGACGGCGACTCCGATCTGAACGACTCCTGTCCCGACGGACCCAGCGGCAGCTGCGAGCCGGCCTCCTGCGGCGACGGCTTTACCTGGGACAGCGACGGCGGCGATGAGACCTGCGACGACGGCAATGCCAACGACAACGACGCTTGCCCCAGCGGCGCCCTCGGGACCTGCGACGACGCCACTTGCGGCGACGGCATCGTCTGGAACACCGACGGCGGGACCGAAGCCTGCGACGACGGCAACGCCGACAACACCGACGCCTGCTGCAATTGCCAGCCGGCCCGCTGCGGCGACGGCTTCCTCTGGGCCGGCAACGAAAGCTGCGACGACGGCAACGACAACACCAGCGACGCCTGCCCCTCCGGGCCGACCGGCACCTGCGAGCCGGCCCGCTGCGGCGACGGCCACGTTCAGACCGGGGTCGAATTCTGCGACGACGGCGACAACGACACCAACGACGCCTGCCCCAGCGGCCCCGGCGGCAGCTGCCAAGCGGCGAGTTGCGGCGACGGCTTCGTCCAGACCGGCGTCGAGGTCTGCGACACCGCGATCAGCGGCTCGGCCTGCGTCGATAACTGCACCCAATTCGACAGTTGCGGCGACGGCAACCTCGATCCGGGCGAGGCCTGCGACGACGGCGACAATATCACCAGCGACGCCTGTCCCTCCGGTGACAGCGGCACCTGCCAAAACGCCCGTTGCGGCGACGGCTTCGTCCGGGTCGGCGTCGAGGGCTGCGATGACGGCAACACCGACGACGGCGACGGCTGCCCTTCGGACTGCGAGGTCGGCGCCGGCCCGGGACCCAGCGCCGGCCCGGGACCCAGCCCCGATCCCGGCACCGGACCCAGTCCCGATCCCGGGGTCGTTCAGACCTGCGGCAACGGCATCAAGGAAGGCACCGAGCTCTGCGACGACGGCAACGAAAACGAGAACGACCTTTGTTCCTCGGAGTGCTTCCCCTTGCCGGTCCTGCAGGGCGGCGGCACCTCCAGCAACTCGCCGCTCCGCGCCGGCGGCTGCTCGCTGCAGGTCGGGGAGCGGGGCTGA
- a CDS encoding lysophospholipid acyltransferase family protein has translation MGLLSWIALISLFFYLTPFLRLLGRPLRAVLAPKKKSIPVSFNSFLIKIGRWEYLLGPFRDRLLSVLLLSIVVWRWLKESPLSQETLLASSLIVFYNLLAIITIRYRDGVRLKLAEIARVHSNTHPEDFFNLYYLSLSPWPPTFPVEGLREIDFQNADYRSGKPPIHSRWPIVESALATSTLARMAIMAFKRVGPEYGRDAFDGLARLWGSRVAQIFRCHLKIDGARDIAPIEGKTLLLFNHKSYLDFALNFFALGSIHKADGRHLRPRFIAAKDHFIDNPFIYSWIGLGKVIENAGMIFINREKGKGWAAMQQAADILVSRDVEIAVYPQGTRAYFMRSPTGERLDAGYYTTFTKKTWDEPLGHLKPGTANLILDTLIALRQRGERKLNILVTGIVGSAVAGPKGSFKAQTEAEVRFKILPVWELPTELAAGLKSPGGHEASTPEEKRYLEQLARMQVEINAKLLAATDWHQYLLNRLPVELRHLEFPEAEIEAVSKRLAQAEAEGEVRPFILLDRIFSLEPSLWDRFLRLFVPLLQRNFGDPSWKALLQEVSERLRTR, from the coding sequence ATGGGCTTACTTTCCTGGATCGCGCTGATTTCCCTCTTCTTCTACCTGACGCCTTTCCTCCGGCTGCTCGGGCGGCCCTTGCGCGCGGTGCTCGCGCCCAAGAAAAAATCGATCCCGGTCAGCTTCAATTCTTTTCTCATCAAGATCGGCCGCTGGGAATACCTGCTCGGGCCCTTCCGCGACCGGCTGCTCTCGGTCCTCCTGCTCAGCATCGTGGTCTGGCGCTGGCTCAAGGAGTCGCCGCTCAGCCAGGAGACCCTGCTCGCTTCCTCCTTGATCGTCTTCTACAATCTTTTGGCCATCATCACGATCCGCTACCGCGACGGCGTCCGCCTGAAGCTGGCCGAGATCGCCCGGGTCCACTCCAACACTCATCCCGAGGATTTCTTCAACCTTTACTACTTGAGCCTGAGCCCCTGGCCGCCGACCTTTCCGGTGGAGGGACTGCGCGAGATCGATTTTCAAAACGCCGACTACCGCAGCGGCAAGCCGCCGATCCATTCGCGCTGGCCGATCGTCGAATCGGCCCTGGCCACCAGCACCCTGGCCCGAATGGCGATCATGGCCTTCAAGCGGGTCGGGCCCGAATACGGCCGCGACGCCTTCGACGGGCTGGCCCGGCTCTGGGGCTCGCGGGTCGCCCAGATTTTCCGCTGCCATCTCAAGATCGACGGGGCCCGCGACATCGCGCCGATCGAGGGCAAGACCTTGCTGCTCTTCAACCACAAGAGCTATCTTGACTTCGCCTTGAATTTCTTCGCCTTGGGCTCGATCCACAAGGCTGACGGCCGCCACTTGCGGCCCCGCTTCATCGCGGCCAAGGATCACTTCATCGACAACCCTTTCATCTATTCGTGGATCGGCTTGGGCAAGGTGATCGAGAACGCCGGGATGATCTTCATCAACCGCGAGAAGGGCAAGGGCTGGGCCGCCATGCAGCAGGCGGCCGACATCCTGGTCAGCCGCGACGTCGAGATCGCGGTCTATCCCCAGGGCACCCGAGCCTATTTCATGCGCTCGCCCACCGGCGAGCGGCTCGACGCCGGTTATTATACGACCTTCACCAAGAAAACCTGGGATGAGCCGCTGGGCCACCTCAAGCCCGGCACCGCCAACCTGATCCTCGACACCCTGATCGCGCTGCGCCAGCGCGGCGAAAGGAAGCTGAACATCCTGGTCACCGGCATCGTCGGCAGCGCGGTCGCCGGCCCCAAGGGCAGCTTCAAGGCCCAGACCGAGGCCGAGGTCCGCTTCAAGATCTTGCCGGTTTGGGAATTGCCGACCGAGCTGGCGGCGGGCCTGAAATCGCCGGGCGGCCACGAAGCCTCGACGCCGGAGGAAAAGCGCTATCTCGAGCAATTGGCCCGCATGCAGGTCGAGATCAACGCCAAGCTGCTCGCGGCCACCGATTGGCACCAATATCTTTTGAATCGGCTGCCGGTGGAGCTGAGGCATCTCGAGTTTCCCGAAGCCGAAATCGAGGCGGTTTCGAAACGCCTGGCCCAGGCCGAAGCCGAGGGCGAGGTCCGGCCCTTCATCCTGCTCGATCGGATCTTTTCACTCGAGCCTTCACTCTGGGATCGTTTCTTGCGGCTCTTCGTCCCTCTATTGCAGCGCAACTTCGGCGATCCGTCCTGGAAGGCCTTGTTGCAGGAAGTATCGGAAAGATTGCGGACTCGGTGA
- a CDS encoding sterol desaturase family protein: protein MNAESSLKPGVDLKQRLFFRFAHPVSPTLVFGPLALLLFVLSYDLQARSWYSATALVLGGVLVWTLIEYALHRFVFHLVQVKEPWKTIASGLHMDHHRDTEVKNLIIAPPLVSLLFSIPIFAILLAFTWNISTALLLHTGVLLGYIAYEWCHYGAHQYNSSFPLFRYLKRYHLQHHFKHPQGTFGVTTPMWDYLFGTAYKPKRA, encoded by the coding sequence ATGAATGCTGAATCTTCCTTAAAGCCCGGGGTCGACTTGAAGCAACGCTTATTTTTCCGCTTCGCCCATCCGGTCTCGCCGACCCTGGTTTTCGGGCCCTTGGCCTTGCTCCTCTTCGTTCTTTCCTACGATCTTCAAGCTCGATCTTGGTACTCGGCCACTGCCCTGGTTCTGGGGGGGGTGCTGGTCTGGACCTTGATCGAGTACGCTTTGCACCGCTTCGTCTTCCACCTGGTCCAAGTGAAGGAACCATGGAAGACCATCGCCTCGGGCCTGCACATGGACCACCACCGGGACACCGAGGTCAAGAACCTGATCATCGCCCCGCCGCTGGTCAGCCTGCTCTTCAGCATCCCGATCTTCGCGATCCTGCTGGCCTTCACCTGGAACATCAGCACCGCGCTGCTGCTCCACACCGGGGTCCTGCTCGGCTACATCGCTTACGAGTGGTGCCACTACGGCGCCCATCAATACAATTCCAGCTTTCCGCTCTTCCGTTACCTGAAGCGCTATCACCTCCAGCATCATTTCAAGCATCCTCAGGGAACTTTCGGGGTCACCACCCCGATGTGGGACTACCTCTTCGGCACCGCCTATAAGCCGAAGCGAGCTTGA
- a CDS encoding TetR/AcrR family transcriptional regulator, producing MPRSAKPAKSKAAKGREAPAQKRDPVKTRENILAWATKAFAKSGFLGTSLSEILDKAKVNKRMIYHYFNNKEGLYRAVHIQQWQALEAWFAVRLSQSSQGGAFPLESEELLDEALTIFHEFIAHNQIFVRLLMWDGLEGGIVSRSIWKEIRGPIYQRMETLIQMAQGAGLMSPDLKPSHLIVTFMGAISFYFAYANSLEDIFHRPPLSPEMLAERKDQVMKVFHLALKRPA from the coding sequence ATGCCTCGCTCCGCTAAACCCGCGAAATCCAAGGCCGCCAAGGGCCGGGAAGCTCCGGCCCAGAAACGGGACCCGGTGAAAACCCGTGAGAATATCCTGGCTTGGGCCACCAAGGCCTTCGCCAAGTCCGGCTTCCTCGGGACCAGCCTCAGCGAAATTTTGGACAAGGCCAAAGTCAACAAGCGGATGATTTACCATTACTTCAACAACAAGGAGGGGCTCTACCGGGCGGTCCACATCCAGCAGTGGCAGGCCCTGGAGGCCTGGTTCGCGGTCCGCTTGAGCCAAAGCTCCCAAGGCGGGGCCTTTCCCTTGGAGAGCGAGGAATTGCTCGACGAAGCCCTCACGATTTTTCACGAGTTCATCGCCCACAATCAAATCTTCGTCCGCCTTCTGATGTGGGACGGCTTGGAGGGCGGCATCGTCTCGCGCAGCATCTGGAAGGAAATCCGGGGCCCGATCTACCAGCGGATGGAAACGCTGATTCAAATGGCTCAAGGCGCCGGCCTGATGAGCCCCGATTTGAAGCCGAGCCACCTCATCGTCACCTTCATGGGCGCGATCTCCTTTTACTTCGCCTACGCCAACAGCCTGGAGGACATCTTCCATCGGCCGCCGCTCAGCCCTGAGATGCTGGCGGAGCGCAAGGATCAGGTGATGAAGGTGTTCCACTTGGCGCTGAAGAGGCCGGCGTAG